From a region of the Helianthus annuus cultivar XRQ/B chromosome 5, HanXRQr2.0-SUNRISE, whole genome shotgun sequence genome:
- the LOC110940663 gene encoding 60S ribosomal protein L15 — translation MGAYTYVSELWRKKQSDVMRFMQRVRCWEYRQLPSIVRVTHPTRPDKARRMGYKAKQGYVIYRVRVRRGGRKRPVPKGIVYGKPTNQGVTQLKFQRSKRSVAEERAGRKLGGLKVLNSYWLNEDSTYKYFEVILVDPAHAAIRNDPRINWICNPVHKHRELRGLTSAGKKYRGLRGKGHLNHKMRPSRRATWKRNNTLSLRRYR, via the exons ATGG GTGCTTACACCTACGTATCGGAGCTATGGAGGAAGAAGCAGTCGGACGTGATGAGGTTTATGCAGCGGGTTAGGTGCTGGGAGTACCGCCAGCTTCCTTCCATTGTTAGGGTTACTCACCCTACCCGACCCGATAAGGCTCGTCGTATGGGTTACAAAGCCAAACAG GGCTATGTGATCTATCGAGTACGTGTGAGGCGTGGTGGAAGAAAGAGGCCAGTTCCAAAAGGTATTGTGTATGGAAAGCCAACAAACCAGGGTGTCACCCAACTCAAATTTCAACGCAGCAAAAGATCTGTGGCCGAAGAACGTGCTGGAAGGAAATTGGGTGGTCTAAAGGTTCTCAACTCATACTGGCTTAACGAG GACTCGACCTACAAGTACTTTGAGGTAATCTTGGTGGACCCTGCACATGCTGCTATTCGCAACGATCCAAGGATCAACTGGATCTGCAACCCGGTGCACAAACACAGAGAGCTTAGAGGACTCACTTCCGCTGGTAAGAAATACAGAGGACTTCGTGGAAAGGGACATTTGAACCACAAGATGCGTCCATCAAGAAGGGCTACTTGGAAGAGGAACAATACTTTGTCTCTTCGCCGTTATCGTTGA
- the LOC110940662 gene encoding uncharacterized protein LOC110940662, which produces MAKQRKGKEKETQSVENVAVGSKRARTGTGIEIRETPVDDFVQPPRGHGDVPYHPTWRDGPLHKQNAAYQAELFYAKMGDTHSIRTNTCFEKRINITDLRMLGLYEKFAALGWEEVLGFRGNESGEVYLKSVTEWLSTLTKDDGNDPPRTVTLTGKVNGKPATMSLDSLSQIAKLDSKGDNFYTYIKEKDYFSDPKDIVAENVMFSELFLLEKGVTLKRDNLKPLVRVLLSLVLSNVAPRLGDMMGIRKWELLVLYALMTGQIHLSFRQLVMLHIWQSRNKRQKKLIPHARLISVFLRQQRVVPISEKAFQKPHATWSIAETCDGDRVTYMKTKFWIKIKFGDGAKLKVLQWGKQPPSRGEMDDLDSSDEEVLRLRREAGLQVREVGGEQPPLRGRFQRFIKLLKITQSI; this is translated from the coding sequence ATGGCTAAACAACGCAAAGGAAAGGAAAAGGAAACTCAATCAGTAGAGAATGTAGCGGTTGGGTCGAAAAGAGCAAGGACGGGAACCGGGATTGAGATTAGGGAAACGCCAGTAGATGATTTTGTTCAACCTCCACGAGGGCACGGTGATGTTCCTTACCACCCTACGTGGAGAGATGGACCTTTGCATAAGCAAAATGCAGCATACCAAGCCGAGTTATTCTATGCAAAGATGGGCGATACACATTCTATTAGAACAAATACTTGTTTCGAGAAGCGCATCAATATAACCGATCTACGGATGTTGGGGTTGTATGAAAAATTTGCTGCACTCGGTTGGGAAGAAGTGTTGGGCTTTCGAGGTAACGAGAGTGGAGAGGTGTATCTTAAAAGCGTTACAGAGTGGCTAAGTACACTAACGAAGGATGATGGCAATGATCCGCCAAGAACCGTCACATTGACAGGGAAAGTTAATGGGAAGCCGGCGACCATGTCTTTGGATTCGTTGAGCCAAATTGCAAAACTTGATTCTAAGGGGGATAACTTCTACACTTATATCAAAGAAAAGGATTACTTCAGTGACCCGAAGGATATTGTGGCTGAAAATGTAATGTTCTCGGAATTGTTTTTGCTGGAAAAAGGGGTCACACTGAAGCGAGACAACCTCAAGCCATTGGTGAGGGTGTTATTGAGTTTGGTATTGTCGAATGTAGCACCCCGGTTGGGGGATATGATGGGTATACGGAAATGGGAGTTGTTGGTGCTTTATGCTCTCATGACGGGGCAAATTCATTTGTCGTTTCGGCAGTTGGTGATGCTTCATATATGGCAAAGCCGGAACAAAAGACAAAAGAAGCTGATTCCGCATGCCCGTTTGATTAGTGTTTTTCTTCGGCAACAAAGGGTGGTACCGATTTCTGAAAAGGCTTTTCAAAAGCCACATGCTACGTGGTCAATCGCTGAGACGTGTGATGGGGATAGAGTAACCTATATGAAAACCAAGTTCTGGATAAAAATCAAGTTCGGAGATGGAGCTAAATTGAAGGTGTTGCAGTGGGGGAAGCAACCTCCAAGTCGAGGCGAAATGGACGATTTGGATTCTAGTGATGAAGAGGTATTGAGGTTGAGGCGAGAAGCGGGTTTGCAAGTAAGAGAAGTTGGAGGTGAACAGCCGCCACTTAGAGGACGGTTCCAACGATTTATCAAGCTCTTGAAGATCACTCAATCGATATGA
- the LOC110943210 gene encoding uncharacterized protein LOC110943210: protein MVAAAGIEVGQDTWFWAGNMEAEYTTNGLTKMLMQRTVYEECFVLKWVSWVPTKCLIMAWRAEMDRIPTKAALVKRNIGITDTRCPWCNCYEETVMHVLSDCLIATNVWDGIGRWCRLDPIYAFEIKDLLEVYKSMNGSKKGKKIVHGIVIVTMWSMWKARNDSIFNGKRPNVENIVASVKSITFLWAKSRLKWFGHVKRRQTMAPVRAVENFIVEGRRSRGRPKLTWEERIRYDLIELHLSEDMIRDRDSWRPRIKVKDY from the coding sequence ATGGTGGCTGCTGCAGGAATAGAAGTGGGGCAGGACACTTGGTTTTGGGCTGGTAATATGGAAGCAGAATATACCACGAATGGGCTTACAAAGATGCTAATGCAGCGGACGGTGTACGAAGAATGTTTTGTCTTAAAGTGGGTTTCGTGGGTTCCAACGAAGTGTTTGATTATGGCGTGGAGAGCGGAAATGGATAGGATCCCAACAAAAGCGGCGTTAGTCAAGCGAAATATTGGCATTACGGATACGAGATGTCCCTGGTGTAATTGTTATGAAGAAACGGTGATGCATGTTTTGTCCGATTGTTTAATCGCTACCAATGTTTGGGATGGGATTGGTAGATGGTGCCGCTTAGACCCGATTTATGCGTTCGAGATTAAGGATCTGTTAGAAGTGTACAAGTCGATGAACGGAAGCAAGAAGGGGAAAAAGATTGTGCACGGGATTGTCATTGTCACCATGTGGTCGATGTGGAAAGCGAGGAATGATTCGATTTTTAATGGGAAGCGGCCTAACGTGGAAAACATCGTGGCGAGTGTAAAGTCTATCACGTTTTTATGGGCTAAAAGTAGATTAaaatggtttgggcatgtgaagagaAGGCAGACTATGGCGCCAGTTAGAGCAGTGGAAAACTTTATTGTGGAGGGGAGAAGAAGTAGAGGCAGGCCTAAATTAACTTGGGAGGAGCGGATTAGATATGATTTGATAGAGTTGCATCTCTCTGAGGACATGATCCGGGATAGGGATTCGTGGAGACCTAGGATAAAGGTAAAGGACTATTAA
- the LOC110943212 gene encoding uncharacterized protein LOC110943212, whose protein sequence is MGDNSDDEVLEISRDQFVQKVDEALRKDYGFFFSHEVPNVHQDLFIQQEDGITMKEGVGKTSKGKEHDVDYTSKGIIAEGSQSLKKDVKENIRSVCSSKSKKPLHGNKSRKYTIPEDPEFLNFTRKGEYRLRLPVGVSNRAGFTKKLHTLKIENLQGQGDMILANCLHKILPRFDHHFKLDECLLLSRASIAPNNATINYTKDKRKLTFSLFSQIEKSVDWCGPKYSFSFVNFKDVVENKVEVGTTVDFIGYVEVCFNMEDTDKKDGSKGKRLNIKVKDIEGHQVIATLWDSFAIEMHAYFNNPNREKHVVMVIHFGVVNLYRDKKGLSTSFDISRMFINSDIDEITSFKKCYVDKFASTPSSSDNVGSYMISSAEDEFLNNTGFVLSAYLSTTKKPKKVILVGTVIGICTDKIWYYNACNHCKSRVEETYVTVDKEDSSGGLDEKRIVMCTNAECKGVDIVSFHRYKIPIRVQDSYGTVTLTLFDFEAFKLFKKSAKELVEVHDEELASGGVPKPYPELFDILVGQKLGFIINVLEFNIIHQVENYRISMLTSDPNILAGLYAKFKIHEYENSDSTGAQPSGIQSVACDVSKDEVSFTGDNETPLSKGLENDAKTTSSGDVKRNLHDVYDADDTLGSSSTKRRVNDGKDECPYSEGGNMLIPKIEK, encoded by the exons ATGGGAGACAATTCCGATGATGAGGTTCTTGAAATATCTCGTGATCAGTTCGTTCAGAAAGTAGACGAG GCCTTACGTAAAGATTATGGCTTCTTTTTTTCACATGAAGTACCAAATGTCCACCAG gatcttttcatTCAGCAAGAAGATGGTATCACCATGAAGGAGGGAGTTGGAAAAACAAGTAAGGGTAAAGAACATGACGTTGATTATACGTCCAAGGGAATTATAGCTGAAGGATCTCAATCTCTCAAAAAAGAT GTAAAGGAAAATATAAGGTCTGTTTGTAGTTCCAAGTCTAAGAAGCCTCTACATGGGAACAAATCTAGAAAATACACTATTCCTGAAGATCCGGAGTTTTTGAACTTTACACGTAAAGGGGAATACAGGCTG CGTCTTCCAGTCGGGGTATCAAACCGCGCTGGTTTTACAAAGAAGCTTCACACACTGAAGATTGAAAACCTGCAGGGGCAG GGTGATATGATTTTGGCAAATTGTCTTCATAAAATATTGCCAAGATTTGATCATCACTTTAAACTCGACGAATGTCTTCTCCTCAGCAGGGCATCtattgcaccaaacaatgcaacTATCAACTACACCAAGGATAAGCGGAAGTTAACATTTAGTCTTTTCAGTCAGATTGAAAAAAGTGTTGATTGGTGTGGTCCCAAGTATTCTTTCTCTTTTGTGAATTTCAAAGATGTTGTTGAAAATAAAGTAGAAGTTGGTACAACTGTTG ATTTCATAGGGTATGTTGAAGTCTGCTTCAATATGGAAGACACGGATAAAAAAGATGGTTCCAAAGGCAAGAGATTGAACATAAAAGTTAAGGATATTGA GGGTCATCAAGTTATTGCTACCTTGTGGGATTCATTTGCCATAGAAATGCATGCGTACTTTAATAATCCAAATAGAGAGAAGCATGTCGTTATGGTGATTCACTTTGGTGTCGTCAATCTTTACAGAG ATAAAAAAGGTTTGTCAACTTCATTTGATATCAGTAGAATGTTCATCAACTCTGATATTGATGAAATAACATCATTCAAGAAGTG TTATGTTGACAAGTTTGCATCAACACCATCTTCAAGTGACAACGTTGGCTCTTATATGATATCATCTGCTGAGGATGAGTTTCTGAACAACACTGGGTTTGTTTTGTCAGCTTATCTTAGTACCACTAAAAAG CCCAAGAAGGTCATATTAGTTGGTACAGTAATCGGGATATGCACTGATAAAATCTGGTACTATAATGCTTGCAACCACTGCAAATCCCGTGTTGAAGAAACGTATGTTACTGTTGACAAAGAGGATAGTTCTGGTGGTTTGGACGAGAAAAGGATTGTGATGTGTACAAACGCTGAATGTAAAGGAGTCGATATTGTGTCCTTTCATCG ATACAAGATTCCTATTCGAGTGCAAGACTCATACGGTACCGTGACTCTTACACTATTTGATTTTGAGGCTTTTAAGCTTTTCAAAAAATCTGCAAAAGAGTTGGTTGAAGTGCATGATGAG GAGTTGGCTTCTGGAGGCGTTCCCAAACCTTATCCGGAATTGTTTGACATTTTAGTTGGGCAAAAACTTGGTTTTATCATCAATGTTTTAGAGTTTAACATTATACACCAAGTTGAGAACTACAGAATCTCAATGCTCACGTCAGATCCGAATATTCTTGCTGGACTCTATGCTAAATTTAAAATACATGAG TATGAGAATTCCGATTCAACCGGGGCTCAACCGTCTGGAATTCAATCCGTTGCTTGTGATGTTTCAAAG GATGAGGTTTCGTTCACTGGTGATAACGAAACACCTTTGTCCAAAGGTTTGGAGAATGATGCAAAGACAACATCTTCTGGTGATGTGAAACGTAATCTTCATGATGTTTATGATGCTGATGATACACTTGGATCTTCATCAACAAAACGTCGTGTTAATGATGGGAAAGATGAATGCCCATATTCTGAAGGTGGTAATATGTTGATTCCAAAAATCGAGAAGTAG
- the LOC110943213 gene encoding uncharacterized protein LOC110943213: MCANRDISYDLFLKDTTITNVGAVWEISKPKSVVIVGTVISVNKCWYHMTCPKCSHEATLEVEELFAPDCFDDFQQFDVYYCSNYQCSENTVQPVPKFKINLEVSDESDDVELILFHDQAVQLFNKSPKLLIEENTMSDDIIKLPEDIKLIVGKVFAFKIEVTEYNLVHYDEVYGITHISDDANLIVEIKNNFPSLQDQKNVNGKRCVNEVKDIHVIEHSVSTKRKTIG, from the exons ATGTGTGCAAACAGGGATATCTCATATGATTTATTTCTTAAAGATACAACCATCACTAATGTTGGTGCCGTATGGGAAATATCAAAG CCAAAAAGTGTGGTTATTGTTGGTACTGTTATTAGTGTTAACAAATGTTGGTACCATATGACATGCCCTAAGTGTTCACACGAAGCCACTTTGGAGGTCGAGGAATTGTTTGCACCTGATTGTTTTGATGATTTTCAACAATTTGATGTTTATTACTGCTCCAATTATCAATGTTCTGAGAATACAGTTCAACCTGTTCCGAAGTTCAAAATTAATCTTGAAGTTTCTGATGAGTCTGATGATGTTGAGCTGATTTTGTTTCACGACCAGGCCGTTCAGCTTTTTAATAAGTCGCCAAAACTGTTGATTGAAGAGAACACAATG TCTGACGATATTATTAAGCTTCCAGAAGACATAAAGTTAATTGTTGGGAAAGTTTTCGCTTTCAAGATAGAAGTCACGGAGTACAATTTGGTTCATTATGACGAGGTTTATGGAATTACCCATATAAGCGATGATGCAAACCTTATTGTTGAGATTAAGAACAACTTTCCTTCACTACAG GATCAGAAAAATGTCAATGGCAAACGATGTGTTAATGAAGTTAAAGACATTCATGTGATTGAACACTCTGTTTCAACAAAGCGCAAGACCATCGGTTGA